In Vigna radiata var. radiata cultivar VC1973A chromosome 3, Vradiata_ver6, whole genome shotgun sequence, the following proteins share a genomic window:
- the LOC106757031 gene encoding aldose 1-epimerase-like → MMLKVFLTFSLLLGILLVAQAHGKEKEIGFYQLKRGDLKLNLTNYGATVVSVIVPDKHGNLDDITLGYDDIEQYKNDSWYFGALIGRVANRIGHARFTLDRHTYKLPANDHGNTLHGGFTGFSDVIWTVKGHKEDSYITFTYDSHDNEQGFPGRVEVAVTYMLIGRNKYAVKMIAKPVDKATPVNLAQHTYWNLGGQKSGHDILSHKVQIFGSKITAVDENLIPTGILESVKGSPYDFLKARTVGSRVNELPGLYDINYVIDGDKSRHLQKVVTVREDVSGRKLELWSNQVGLQFYTGGMLNATKGKDGAVYDKHAGIALETQGLPDSLNHPNFPSQIVHPGQTYKHYMLYRFTACC, encoded by the exons ATGATGTTGAAGGTttttctcactttctctcttcttttggGGATTCTGCTGGTTGCTCAAGCacatggaaaagaaaaggagatcGGCTTCTATCAGCTCAAGAGAGGAGATTTGAAGCTGAATCTGACCAATTATGGTGCAACAGTTGTTTCTGTCATAGTTCCTGATAAACACG GGAATTTAGATGACATCACTCTTGGCTACGATGACATCGAGCAATACAAG AATGATTCATGGTACTTTGGAGCACTTATTGGACGTGTGGCAAATAGAATTGGACATGCACGGTTTACATTGGACAGGCATACCTACAAATTGCCTGCTAATGATCACGGAAACACACTCCATG GTGGTTTCACAGGGTTCAGTGATGTTATCTGGACAGTAAAAGGTCACAAGGAAGACAGTTACATAACATTTACCTATGACAGTCATGACAACGAACAAG GGTTCCCAGGAAGAGTTGAAGTAGCAGTGACATACATGCTGATTGGCAGAAACAAATATGCTGTGAAAATGATTGCTAAGCCAGTAGACAAAGCCACACCAGTGAACCTAGCACAACATACATACTGGAATTTGGGAGGGCAAAAGAGTGGTCATGACATTCTATCACACAAAGTTCAAATTTTTGGGTCAAAGATCACAGCAGTGGATGAGAATCTGATCCCCACAGGAATATTAGAATCTGTGAAGGGCAGCCCTTATGATTTCCTTAAAGCAAGGACAGTTGGAAGTAGAGTGAATGAACTTCCAGGGTTGTATGACATAAACTATGTGATTGATGGAGATAAGTCTAGGCATTTGCAGAAAGTGGTGACAGTGAGAGAAGATGTGTCTGGGAGGAAACTGGAGTTATGGTCAAACCAAGTTGGTCTGCAGTTCTATACTGGTGGCATGTTGAATGCTACAAAGGGTAAAGATGGAGCTGTTTATGATAAGCATGCTGGCATTGCCTTGGAGACACAGGGCTTACCTGATTCTCTCAATCATCCTAATTTTCCATCACAGATTGTTCATCCTGGTCAGACATACAAGCATTACATGCTCTACAGATTCACAGCTTGCTGCTAA